cccacacacacctgtggagCAGCACTGGGCGGTGGACTCTGCTCCTGGTCTCCTCCTTCGACGCCCTCTAGTGGTTGTGGATCAGGCGCTGCACACGACACACAAACGCGTCAAGGACCGCCTCGTACCTGCGGCAGCTTCCTGCCGGCTCGTCGGTAAACACACCTGAGCTCGGCACAAACAGGTTAGCCGGCATCGCCATTGGAGCCAAGGGGGCGAACATGTCGGCGGGGGCGGGAGCCGACCCGCCCGGCTTCGCAGCCCGACCGGGATTCAGGACGTCCACGTATCGACTCCGGGTGCctgagaagaaagaaacatcCCATCATCAGAAACGGCGACGCCACCCGACAGGACGCTACCATCCGTAGAACGCCCTTCATCTCACCCGCCCTCCTGGAGAAGATGTTGACAGGAGGGCCGCCGCTCGGCGCTGCGGGGGGGCCTCCGGGGCCGGGCTTCTGAGGCATCATGGGAaatccagagggaggaggaggaggaggcttactctgaggaaggaaggaaacctGAGCATCTACGGCGTGAAGATTTCACCTCTCCGTTCAGACGCTCCGATTAcagacctcctcctccggctcgTTCAGGTCGACCCACTTCTGCTGGTTCTGATCCCAAAcgatctgaggaggaagaacggAACGCagtgaagcacacacacacacacacacacacacacacgcagcgacACAGCGACGCCGGGCCTCGAGTAAACtcctgtgacctttgacctactGATTTGTTGGTATCGTCCGGGAGGTGCGCTTCGCTCTTCCCTTTCCAGAGCAGACTTTTAAACCAGTTGACTCCGCCTCCCTGTGAAACACGCTGCGATCACCAGTGAGTCCAGTCAGAACGCCTGGCGGCGTGCGTCGGGGGGGACCCACCTTCTTCGGGGAGTCCTTCTTCCCCTTCCTGACCTGCTCGCCCCGTGGTTGTTCAGGAATCGGCGGTGGAGGCGGGGCCACCTGCTGGATGATGGAGTTGCTCCGCTCTCTTCCTCCGGAGTGAGTGGAAGATTCAGAAGTGGTGCGAGAGCGACGCCCAGAAGCctacacacaggaagtcagGTTATCCATACGGACGAGCTCACCTTCACccggaggggaggaagaggaggaggaggaggacgcacCATGTGAGAGGAGGACTGTGATGcggtcctcgtcctcctcacgGGACCCTGCAGCaccagaaaagagagggatCAGATATGGGGCGTGtctctgaatggggggggggggtttattcACTGACCATCTGAGCCATTCTGTCGTACAGGTCTGTCTGGGGCGTGAAGGAGCGCCGAGGCGGGGAGGACATCGGCGGGGCGTGGTGCATGTCCAGTGGGGCCGGGGGCATGTGGCTGGGAGAAGGGGGCATGTGCTGGGCCATCTGGAGCGGGGGAGGGTTGATCTGTACAGGTGAGTGGGGCATCATGTGTGGTGACATTTGTCCCGCTGGCAGAGGGAGGGGCTGCGGATGGGATCCTGGATATATTTCTGTCTGCtcatgaggatgaggatggaaggggggcggggcaaaGGCAGCATCCTGAGGGGGGTAGCGCGAAACGGGCATCTGGCCTGGCTGTCCACTGGGAGGCACGGTGTAGAACTGGGGCAcgtcagtgggggggggcggctgagGAGGGGCCATGCCGTCTTGGAGGATGGATGTGGGGGCTgagagaaagatgaagagatGAGAGCCGAGGGGAATGAAGATGAAAGACTCCCGAGACATTTCTACACACCTGGAGGCATCAGCTGGACTCCCTGCTGGGGGGGTCCAGGCAGTAACGAGGTCATCAGCGGGTTGTCCTGCGTGGGGCCGTCCAGCTCCGTGGGCCTACCGTAAGGTTCCGTTGGACTGGGCTGGTCCGGGTCAGAACTGGGAGTGCTGCAGTCGAACTGGGACGGAGTCATCCTGTCTTCGTTGTATTTGATGTCCCCCGTCTACGAGACGACACAGAACCATTCGAGATATTCTGGAATCCAGAAACGCCGCGTGGACCTTCTGAACTCTCACCCTGATCTGTCCGTCCAGCGCTCTCAGCTggatcagccaatcaggctCGTCGAAGAGCTCCTGCTCCGGCTTCTCCTTCAGCTGCGGGTCGAAGAATCGCAGCTTCTCAGACATCTGTTGACAGAAAAGACACGGGTTCTAGAGGCAGGGCGACCCGAGCGAcagaagccgggggggggggggtctacaccTGAACGATCTGGCTGATGAACACGGGGGCGTGGTAGCCGGGCTGCCCCAGGACGGCCCTGGAGATGACCTCGCAGTAGTGGAAGGCCTGAGCGCTGAGGCCCGCTTCAGCCAGGCGGCAAGCGTAGATCAGCTTGAACACCTGAGGAGAGACGTCACGGAATCAATGCGTTCTAGGACACTTCTATGAGACGCAAAACGGTCTATAGATATACCTGGAAATTTGGTAGTGAGCAGGGATGCGAGCCCAGAGCCTGAGCGTACTCGTAGGCTTCAGTCCTCTGGATGGCTTCGTTGGAGGCAAACTGGTGAAAGGGCAGACTGAGAGAAGAGACACGGCTATGGCTGCATGCCTGCCACGCACATTCACTGCACCCGTGCGTGCGCCCCGGCCTCTACCTGTGGTTGGAGCCGATCAGAACCATCTTAGTGCTCTTCTTCGTGAAGACTCCCAGACCGACCTGGGCCATCAGGTAGCAGAAGTGGGCGGCGTCGATCAGGCCCTTGGATGCTGCCGTTACAGAAAGCagagcgtgagcgtgagcgcgAGCGTTCGGAGTTGAACCAAGCCGTCGCCGTGCATCCCCACCGAGGGTGTCGCCCATGGTGCTGATGGTGCGGGTGTCCAGGTCCAGGGTGTGCGTGAGGTTGGACAGCACCATGGCCAGGTGGGGGCGCCAGTCGCCCCACTTCTCCTCGCCGCAGCACTGCATCGACACAAACAACTCTCAGACGACAATGCAaacagtgtggggggggggggggggtgtaaaggAAAGGCTGGCGCTGTGCTAACAGTGGCTGAAGCAGGCATCCTCCCCGACATCAGCTGGTACACCGTCTGGAGGGGGTCGTTGATGGGCAGACTGTTGGCAAACCTGAACAAGGAGGACGGAAATATTAAATCTCACGTTTCGATTTGTAAAAATGATTTCGAcatgctttgatgttttaccTGGTCATGACGCGCGCATGCGTCCGGCTATCCATTTTGCTGGCCAGCAGCAGGGCGTGTCCCCACAGCCCCCCTTTCATCGCTGCTTCCAGGGCGTCCTGTCCCGAAGACAGAGACCTCATTCCTCCCTTCGCAGCACACGTCTTCTGCAGTGAACAGTTTTCTTTTACCTTCTTGCGGccgaacagcagcagctccctgAAGCGCTCCGTTTCTTTGCCCACGTTCTCCGGGACGGTCATGAAGGTGTCCGACAGGAGGGACAGCGGCCCGGCTCCCGGCTCCTCCTCGGCCCGGGCCAGCGGTTCGTTGTTGAAGTCAATCAAGTTGGCTTCGTTGGGACTTTTCCCCGGCAGCCAGACGGAGCGGTGCTCCTTCAGCAGGAGGTCGGCGATGTCTGTGCCGACCACAGTCTGAGGAGGAGCGGCGCATCGGTGAGGCAGTCAGCATCACACCCCTGCTTTTCTGCGCCCAGCTTACCCCGTTCTGGCGGCACAGCAGCATGATGAAGTCCCACAGCAAGCGGGCGGAGTCCCGGTCCAACAGGCCGGTGTCCCGAGAAGACTCCAGCGCTTTGCTCTGGGAGAACTTTATCACGTCCACCTTATGGGTCTCCTCTCTGAGGGACAGGACGTGGGATGGACGATGCGTTAGTTGTGATTAGTTAAAGCGGTTCTACAGAAACATTCTTTTCAGGACTGCATCTCTTCCGGTCTAAATGAAGGATAGAcctattaataaatataaactatAAACATTGATTACATATTGGTAATTTCCCTTTAAGGATTAGTTTGTGACGACCGCGAGGACATAAGACACTGACTTGACCAGCGGTCCGGGGAAGGCTCGTAGTTCCGTCTGTTCCGGGGTGTCCAGCAGCATGGTCTGAAAGAAACAACCCGGTTTAAAACAAAGGACCTTCCTCACCAGTACCTGGAACCCACCAGACAGAAGCTTGATGACTGGGTGGGAGGTTCCTTCGAGTTCACCTGTTAGTATCGAACATGCACAGTGGAACAAACAGATGTTACCTCCACGCTGTGAATATCCACGAGGGCAGGCTGTCCAGCAGAGGGGAGGTTGGGCAGAACTTGGACCAGATGACCTCCAGGTCCGAAGCGGGCACAGCGGTGGGGTATGGTGAACTTCTCTGGGGTTGCAGGacgtggaggagctggagggaaaACAAAGACCAGATCAAGCTTACGGGGTTAACTGGCGTTTCGGCTTGAGAGGATCGGACTTACGCTGCTCGGGGGCGATCcaggtgctctctgctgtgtactcGGAGGGATAGAGGTACTGGCCGTAGTTCTGGGACGCATCGGGCTGGTTGGGGTACTGTCCATAGGAGTAGTCTGCAGCCAGCGTGGACGAGGTGGCGTCGTAGACGGCCGACACCAGGTCAGGCTGGCTTCTGTAGACCTGGCTCTGCAGGACGGGACACAAATAAGGCTGCAAACCTCCGCTGGCAGAGCCAATGCGATGCAGTTAGCATCACTGCGCCATGAGGAACGAGCTGCGTGACGGCACCAGAGGGATCCGAGTTCTGCCATCGTTGCCAGCAGCATGGAACCACTGGCGCCGAGAGGAACATCCGTTTACCTGCTGGGAGCGCGAGCTGAAGCTGCTCCGCCTGCTGTGGTGGCCGTGGGAGCTGTGGGAGCTGTGGGCCGACTGCTCGCTGTGGACGCTCCGGCGGTCAAAGTCATCGGCGCACATTTCCCCGCGCCGCCGGTAGTCGTCGTCAAAACTGGCGTCATAACCAGGGTAGTAGCGCCACTGGTCGTCGTACGCCTCTTTCCTGTGGGTAGAATGTACAGCTTTATTTATTATCGATCCAACCGCAACACCTCGAGGCTTTAAAGCATTTACAATAACACGAAATGAATGGAAGcgtttaattcattcattaaacagGCGATGCGTTACCGGGCAGGATACACGTGCTGATTATAGTAGGCGTCTCTGCCTCTGTAGGCGGCGTCGTAGTTAGACCAGTAGGCCTGGTCGTAGTATTCCCTGTACTGCGGGTCATACTGGCCGTAGTTGTACCCTTCCAACAGAAAACAGGAGGAGGTCACATAAAGCTGCGAGTGCACGTTGAGAGAAACAAAAGCCACGCCAGGCCACGCCAGGGAGTGGCAGCAAGACAAACTACGACCAATCAGCTGCGGCTCGCACCTCCATAGTCATAGTGCTTGGCGTAATCTGCATAATAGTCGCTGTAGGCACTTCGGTTAGCTCTGGGGTAATCGTCGGGATGTCCTTGTCTGCAGGTGAAAGAAAACAAGGCGAGATTTAACACACAAAAACTACACGAACCCATCAAAGGCTAAAGCCACTGCTGGGCTGGCATGATCTGTAAACCCGATCTGTAAACCCGATCTGTAAACCCGATCTGTAAACCCGATCTGTAAACCCGATCCGTAAACCTGATCCGTAAACCTGATCCGTAAACCTGATCCGTAAACCTGATCCGTAAACCTGATCCGTAAACCTGATCTGTAAACCTGATCCGTAAACCTGATCTGTAAACCTGATCTGTAAACCGGAGCAACAAGTCTGTGCACCTGGACGAGGGCCTGTCAGAGTACTGGCTGGTTCTGGAGCTGGGTCGCTCCGGTTGAGGTTCTCTGTACTGGTAGTTTGGATCACGATAAGCCGGGGCTTGTCCTTCGTATCTGCTGCGCCAAGGATCGGACCTGCTACCGTAACCGTCCTGAGGGGGGATAATGGATCGGGATCAGATGGATCCAGTCAGAAGCTAGCAGGGAAAAAGAAAGACCCGCCCACTTACCTGATAATACTGCTGTACTCTGGGATCCCCAGGTGGAGGCGGGTACTGGCCAGGAAGGTAAGGAGCTCTGCCCTCTGGGAAATCGCCGTAGTTTCCGTAGTAACCACCGTACACCAgtcctggtgctggtgctggagcAGGCGGACCGTAACCTTGCTGGCTGCCTGCAGAGGAGGGCGGTCGGGGCGCTTGTGCAGGAGCCGCTTCTcgaggggcgggggggtaagAAGCCTTCCCTTCCACAGCGTCTTGAGCTGGAGGTGAAAACTGGCCGTGGGGGGGTTGTGCTTCACTCAGCGGAACAGAAGCAGCAACCTTATGTTGCTGCAGCGCCACCTGAGAATCCGCAGCATTAGGCGGCTTGGCCGGGGGGGTCTGGGCGTCTGCTGCTGttcgggggggggctgacgaGACGGCGGTCGGGACAGGGGCCTTCCCTCTCAACCCCTGTTGAGCATCTTTGGTGACCTGCAGGTAAAAGCCGTTACTCGGCTGTGGAGGTTCCTGTGCAGAGGAAGGCGGGCCCGATGCCTGACTCTGGCTTTGTGATTGGTGCATGGAGAAATCAAGCAGCTCGTAATTTGATGGCTGATTATGACGCCTGACGGCAGCAGCCACGGGAGGAGCCTCTGGATTTCCTTGCAAAGCAGAGTGGGCGTCACCAGGAATGGGACAGCGGCCCGGctgagactgggggggggtcg
The nucleotide sequence above comes from Brachionichthys hirsutus isolate HB-005 chromosome 19, CSIRO-AGI_Bhir_v1, whole genome shotgun sequence. Encoded proteins:
- the sec16a gene encoding protein transport protein Sec16A, encoding MQPPPRAGPPGASGPPPSGPNMYRRTRPHKHAAGTSTRPPAAQPTTDPFAFVGAPPPMAAGGVPTLPNSHPPPLQAPNAMYAQAGPGLPPQQQGVPAAPHGPAASLPGVAFYNPHDAASHNVFQPPSAGGFAPSPHGEQGYFNSREQTSSTAPEPLHVASGSAPSQTPFNRDFHGPPPPQPFQPVPPTASSSQWAPDHGSRPPSVQNYFQPTSDPPPQPFHLPPQTQVYPSHTPSPHHSIPAPPTQIPLPLQSPVKAPASQWAEPQASLLHNAQNQSYFSQSSAPQDAWFNQHPQDSGYHQMGSGLSHPQPRPDSAPSTGPGPGPGSAASLGSCSQESGTLSMFFKDNDVENEETLAEERNKAVNGSPGSFPHHSHLHAYAGHADVPLDYQGPLQDHSRVPYMNEGNYASQGIAQKAPESQDDHVENLECVPNQEVLPSGAHGSPASPAAHGGDHFETGPNLETPDSVTRPMRSASVSSSYSSMSHGSGAGVRRHQGVVGTFIQQESPRLTDEASLSAATGGYFEQVDTCPSGDGGAQQSSLEQMWPPTPSPPKPTGVFQASANSSFEPVRSHGVGVRPPEVDRAKMVAERGADSTPGNLEHPPDNMENVYRPGPPLQAVAGDGVPHVTFPVVPAHSRPSSRALGASRPCESPATTLWAQNDPASLGANILLAPAAPTVLAPLRGPSADVIQPPEDAPPDLQPSPRTQPTSQQHSENLENPPKVSEAEPTDSQGNLGYASLLVSDSLQQAILIAPPASSYSVIPQSAPPQSAGHGSLKEATPPQGQGAGPSLPPPLHSTQNPLIAAGQLSFNSSVSNPVPLNLTREKTEGTRPDVPTPPQSQPGRCPIPGDAHSALQGNPEAPPVAAAVRRHNQPSNYELLDFSMHQSQSQSQASGPPSSAQEPPQPSNGFYLQVTKDAQQGLRGKAPVPTAVSSAPPRTAADAQTPPAKPPNAADSQVALQQHKVAASVPLSEAQPPHGQFSPPAQDAVEGKASYPPAPREAAPAQAPRPPSSAGSQQGYGPPAPAPAPGLVYGGYYGNYGDFPEGRAPYLPGQYPPPPGDPRVQQYYQDGYGSRSDPWRSRYEGQAPAYRDPNYQYREPQPERPSSRTSQYSDRPSSRQGHPDDYPRANRSAYSDYYADYAKHYDYGGYNYGQYDPQYREYYDQAYWSNYDAAYRGRDAYYNQHVYPARKEAYDDQWRYYPGYDASFDDDYRRRGEMCADDFDRRSVHSEQSAHSSHSSHGHHSRRSSFSSRSQQSQVYRSQPDLVSAVYDATSSTLAADYSYGQYPNQPDASQNYGQYLYPSEYTAESTWIAPEQPPPRPATPEKFTIPHRCARFGPGGHLVQVLPNLPSAGQPALVDIHSVETMLLDTPEQTELRAFPGPLVKEETHKVDVIKFSQSKALESSRDTGLLDRDSARLLWDFIMLLCRQNGTVVGTDIADLLLKEHRSVWLPGKSPNEANLIDFNNEPLARAEEEPGAGPLSLLSDTFMTVPENVGKETERFRELLLFGRKKDALEAAMKGGLWGHALLLASKMDSRTHARVMTRFANSLPINDPLQTVYQLMSGRMPASATCCGEEKWGDWRPHLAMVLSNLTHTLDLDTRTISTMGDTLASKGLIDAAHFCYLMAQVGLGVFTKKSTKMVLIGSNHSLPFHQFASNEAIQRTEAYEYAQALGSHPCSLPNFQVFKLIYACRLAEAGLSAQAFHYCEVISRAVLGQPGYHAPVFISQIVQMSEKLRFFDPQLKEKPEQELFDEPDWLIQLRALDGQIRTGDIKYNEDRMTPSQFDCSTPSSDPDQPSPTEPYGRPTELDGPTQDNPLMTSLLPGPPQQGVQLMPPAPTSILQDGMAPPQPPPPTDVPQFYTVPPSGQPGQMPVSRYPPQDAAFAPPPFHPHPHEQTEIYPGSHPQPLPLPAGQMSPHMMPHSPVQINPPPLQMAQHMPPSPSHMPPAPLDMHHAPPMSSPPRRSFTPQTDLYDRMAQMGPVRRTRTASQSSSHMASGRRSRTTSESSTHSGGRERSNSIIQQVAPPPPPIPEQPRGEQVRKGKKDSPKKGGGVNWFKSLLWKGKSEAHLPDDTNKSIVWDQNQQKWVDLNEPEEESKPPPPPPSGFPMMPQKPGPGGPPAAPSGGPPVNIFSRRAGTRSRYVDVLNPGRAAKPGGSAPAPADMFAPLAPMAMPANLFVPSSAPDPQPLEGVEGGDQEQSPPPSAAPQMFNPTLLPPAPEAPPAPDGSQSGELSRSSSMSSLSREVTRHLNQTPVPAGGVTFYNPAQFAQTSAPPGHRPGRLGGQRQYPVLK